Part of the Streptomyces sp. NBC_01353 genome, CTTCTGAACGGCTCGAAAAGGTTGTCGATCTCGTACGCGGGAACCACGGGACCCGTGTTCGAGACGACGAGGACCGCCTGGCCTTGCTCGGTCTCGGTGGTGACCTCGACCCAGCCTCCTTCGCCCACGTTGTACCTCACGGCGTTCTGGACCAGGTTCAGGGCGATCCGTTCGAGCAGGACGCCGTTGCCCTGGACGACGGCCACATCCCGCTCACCGCGGATCTCCGCGCCCTTGGCCGCGGCCTCCGCGCGCACCTGGTCGATGGCGCGCGAGGCGACCTCGGCGAGGTCCACGGGCTTGCGCTCCACGATCTGGTTGTCGCTCCGGGCCAGCAGCAGCAGTCCCTCGACCAGCTGCTCGCTGCGCTCGTTGGTGGCCAGCAGGGTCTTGCCGAGCTGCTGGAGCTCCACGGGCGCCCCGGGGTCCGAGAGATGCACTTCGAGGAGCGTGCGGTTGATCGCCAGCGGGGTGCGCAGCTCGTGCGAGGCGTTCGCGACGAACCGCTGCTGGGCGGTGAAGGCCCGCTCCAGACGCTCCAGCATCTCGTCGAAGGTGTCCGCGAGCTCCTTCAGCTCGTCGTCCGGGCCGTCCAGCTCGATCCGCCGGGCCAGATCGGATCCGGCCACCTGGCGGGCGGTCCGGGTGATCCGTCCGAGCGGGGAGAGGACCCGGCCCGCCATCGCGTAGCCGAAGGCGAAGGCGATGATGCTCAGGCCGAGGAGGGCGAACAGGGAGCGGCGCAGGAGGTCGTCGAGCGCCAGGTCCCGCTGGTGCTGGAGGCAGGCGGAGACGGCCTCGTTGAGCTGCTCCCCGGTGCCCTGGACGGGCAGCTGACACCAGGAGGTGGTCGGCTGGACCTTGCCCTCGACGACCTTGAAGGGCAGCTCCGAGGCGCTGTCGCCCAGCGCCTGCGCGGTGAACAGATAGATGATCGACAGCAGCAGGATGCCGGCGATCAGGAACATGCCGCCGTACAGGAGGGTGAGCCGTATCCGGATCGTCGGACGGAGCAGCGGTCTGACCGGGTCCCTGGGGTCCCAGGTCGGCTTCGGGGGCGCCTGAGGGGGCGCGGGGGTCGCGGCCACCGGGTCAGATCCGA contains:
- a CDS encoding HAMP domain-containing sensor histidine kinase → MAATPAPPQAPPKPTWDPRDPVRPLLRPTIRIRLTLLYGGMFLIAGILLLSIIYLFTAQALGDSASELPFKVVEGKVQPTTSWCQLPVQGTGEQLNEAVSACLQHQRDLALDDLLRRSLFALLGLSIIAFAFGYAMAGRVLSPLGRITRTARQVAGSDLARRIELDGPDDELKELADTFDEMLERLERAFTAQQRFVANASHELRTPLAINRTLLEVHLSDPGAPVELQQLGKTLLATNERSEQLVEGLLLLARSDNQIVERKPVDLAEVASRAIDQVRAEAAAKGAEIRGERDVAVVQGNGVLLERIALNLVQNAVRYNVGEGGWVEVTTETEQGQAVLVVSNTGPVVPAYEIDNLFEPFRRLRQERTGSDKGVGLGLSIARSVARAHGGRIIAEPREGGGLVMRVTLPI